A window of Sinimarinibacterium sp. NLF-5-8 genomic DNA:
GCGCCCGAGCATCACCCCGTCCAGCGTCTGTAAATGATCCGCGCACTGCGCCAGTGTTTTGATGCCGCCGTTGATCACAATCGTCAGCTGCGGAAAGTCCTGCTTGAGCCGCTGCACCAGATCATAGGTCAGCGGCGGAATCTCACGGTTTTCCTTGGGCGACAAGCCCTTGAGCCAGGCTTTGCGGGCGTGAACGATAAACACCTCGCAGCCGGCGGCGGCCACCGTCTCCACAAAGTGATGCATGAAGGCGTAATCCTCGGAATCATCCACGCCGACGCGATGCTTGACCGTCACCGGCAACGAGGTTGCCGCGCGCATCGCCTGCACACACTGCGCAACCAATCTGGGCTCCAGCATCAGACAGGCGCCAAAGCGCCCCTCCTGCACCCGATCGGACGGACAACCGCAGTTGAGGTTGATTTCGTCATATCCCCACTGCTCGCCCCATTCGGCACACTGCGCCAACTCACCCGGATCAGAGCCGCCCAACTGCAACGCAATCGGATGCTCGCTGCGATCAAACTGCAACAAACGCTTGCGCGGCCCATGAATCAAGGCGGGCGTACAGACCATCTCGGTATACAACCGCGCATGCGCCGACATCTGCCGCAAAAAATAGCGGCAGTGTCGATCCGTCCAATCCATCATGGGTGCCACGCAAAAGCGCCAGGGGCTGGGATCGGTGGAGGGTGTAAAGACTTCGCTGTTCACGAGTTTTTATAGTGTTTTTTAAGGTCTGGCATAACGGGCAAAAGGGTTTTTAAAAACAACCTGATCGGTTTGAAGCTGCGTGCTGCGCGGCAACAGAGCAACAACAAAACCCGCATATTCTATGACATACGCGCGCGCTGACGTTTGCCTTGCCGGATTACAAAAAACGCCGCTGCGAAGCCCGCAGCGGCGTTTTGACATCCCGTATAACCATCAATGATCAGTAAACACCCTGAGCCAGCATGGCATCGGCAACCTTGACGAACCCGGCGATGTTGGCGCCATCAACATAATTGACGCTGCCATCTTCGCGGCTGCCGTGGCGCACGCAGTTTTGATGGATGTCCTTCATGATGACGTGCAGGCGCTCATCGACTTCGGCATGGCGCCAGGAGCCACGCATTGCGTTTTGCGACATTTCCAGACCCGACGTGGCCACACCGCCCGCATTGCTGGCCTTGCCAGGGGCGTAAAGAATGCGCGCATCGTGAAACACGTCCACGGCGTCCAGCGTGGACGGCATATTGGCGCCTTCGGCCACACATTTGACGCCGTTTTTGACCAACAGCCGTGCGTCATCGCCGTCCAGTTCGTTCTGGGTGGCACAGGGCAAGGCAATATCCACCGGGATGTGCCAGGGGCGTTTGCCCGCTTCAAAATGCAGGCCGTTGTCGGCGGCAAAGTCACTGAGGCGGCCACGACGAACGTTCTTGAACTCCATGACCGCTTTGAGTTGCTCGCTGCTGAGTCCCTGCGGAACAACCAGAGTGCCGCCGGAGTCGGACAAGGTCAGCACCTTGGCGCCCCAGTCCATGGCCTTTTCGGCAGCAAACTGCGCCACGTTGCCAGACCCGGAAATCGAGACCTTGAGCCCCTCCATCGCCTGGCCGTGCTGACGCAGCATTTCTTCGGTGAAGTACACCAGTCCATAACCGGTCGCTTCGGGACGCATCAAGCTGCCACCAAACGACAGCCCCTTGCCGGTAAAGACGCAGGAGGCGTCATTGGTGAGTTTTTTCATCATGCCGGCCATGAAGCCGACCTCGCGCGCGCCCACACCGATATCGCCAGCCGGCACATCGGTATTGCTGCCCAGATGACGATACAGCTCGACCATCAGCGCCTGACAGAAGCGCATCACTTCGTTGTCGGATTTACCCTTGGGATCGAAGTCGGATCCGCCCTTGCCACTGCCCATCGGCAGCGTGGTCAGCGCATTTTTAAAGGTCTGCTCAAACGCGAGGAATTTGAGAATCGACAGATTCACCGACGGGTGAAAACGCATCCCGCCCTTGTACGGGCCGATCGCCGAGCTGTGCTGAACACGAAACGCGCGATTGATCTGCGCCTGTCCCTTATCGTCCGTCCACGCCACCCGGAACTGAACGATACGCTCGGGTTCAATCAGCCGCTCGATCAGCCCCTGCTCCATGTATTTGGGATTTTTTTGCAGGAACGGCCAGAGGCTGGCCATCACTTCTTTGACGGCTTGCAGGAACTCAGGCTGACTCTGATCGCGGGAAGTGACTGCCTGTAGCAGTGAATCGAGGCTGCTGTATTTCAAGTGCGTTCTCGGTTGCGAATCCGACGGTGCCGATGCCACTGGCCGAACGCTCGCAAATTAGGTTGATGAGAAACACTCTGCATCGGAGAGCTGCTGAATTGGTGCGCTGCACAAAAGTCAATCAAGCGGCGAATCCTACCACCATTTCGGTGCGATTTTTCAACCTTTGCACGTCTTTGGTGCCAATTTCGCGCACATTTTGTGCGTATACGCACCATCAAGGCTCAATCAATGGCCAACAAAGCCAATTCATCCACACTGAATCCGGCCTGCGCGCGTGCCATGCGGTTGAGTGGCGGACGCACACGCACACCATGTTCGGCCAGCAACGCAATAAAAGTCGGCGTGGGTTCAAGACCACGCTGCGCGCACAGGTATTCAAACCAGCGGGTGCCGATGGCAACGTGGCGCACCTCCTCGCGCAGAATGACGCCGAGCACTTCAACGGTTTGCTGATCGCCCACTTCTTGCAAGCGATGGATCATCCCCGGGGTCACATCCAGACCGCGCGCCTCCAGCACGCGCGGCACCAGTGCCATCCGCAGCAGAGGATCATGGGCGGTTTTTTCGGCGGCTTCCCACAAGCCGTTATGGGCCGCAAAGTCGCCATACGCGGCACCGTGATCCGCCATGCGCGCGCGCAGCAGCTCAAAATGGCGCGCTTCGTCCTGGGCCACGCTGAGCCAGTCGTGATAGTAATCATCAGGCATGGCATCAAACCGGCACACCGCATCCAGCGCCAGATTGATGGCGTTGAACTCGATATGCGCCACGGCATGCATCAGCGCACAGCGCCCGGCCACGCTGCCCAGCCCGCGATGCGGCACATCGCGCGGGTGAATCAGCTCGGGCCTGGCCGGTCGCCCCGGAACCTGCGACCAGTCCAGGGCAGCCGCGCGCGTGGACGACGGCGCCCACACCAACGCCGCAACGCGCGCGCATTTGCGAGCAGGCTCGGACTCGATCAGCGCAGCAAACGCAGCCGCGCGCGCATCACTCATGGCGAGCGCAGACCGCGCGCAAGGTCGCGCTTGAGATCTTCAATGTTTTCCAGCCCCACCGACAATCGCAGCAAGCCTTCGCTGATGCCGGCCTCGGCGCGCGCCTGCTCACTGATGCGGCCATGCGTGGTGGACGCCGGATGGGTGATGGTGGTGCGGGTA
This region includes:
- the dusA gene encoding tRNA dihydrouridine(20/20a) synthase DusA, which produces MMDWTDRHCRYFLRQMSAHARLYTEMVCTPALIHGPRKRLLQFDRSEHPIALQLGGSDPGELAQCAEWGEQWGYDEINLNCGCPSDRVQEGRFGACLMLEPRLVAQCVQAMRAATSLPVTVKHRVGVDDSEDYAFMHHFVETVAAAGCEVFIVHARKAWLKGLSPKENREIPPLTYDLVQRLKQDFPQLTIVINGGIKTLAQCADHLQTLDGVMLGREVYEHPYLLAQVDQHLFGSARVAPSRHQVIELLMPYVERELASGAQLKHITRHILGLFRGQPGGRAFRRTLSEGACQQGASLELLEDALADVDATLPFA
- the gdhA gene encoding NADP-specific glutamate dehydrogenase translates to MKYSSLDSLLQAVTSRDQSQPEFLQAVKEVMASLWPFLQKNPKYMEQGLIERLIEPERIVQFRVAWTDDKGQAQINRAFRVQHSSAIGPYKGGMRFHPSVNLSILKFLAFEQTFKNALTTLPMGSGKGGSDFDPKGKSDNEVMRFCQALMVELYRHLGSNTDVPAGDIGVGAREVGFMAGMMKKLTNDASCVFTGKGLSFGGSLMRPEATGYGLVYFTEEMLRQHGQAMEGLKVSISGSGNVAQFAAEKAMDWGAKVLTLSDSGGTLVVPQGLSSEQLKAVMEFKNVRRGRLSDFAADNGLHFEAGKRPWHIPVDIALPCATQNELDGDDARLLVKNGVKCVAEGANMPSTLDAVDVFHDARILYAPGKASNAGGVATSGLEMSQNAMRGSWRHAEVDERLHVIMKDIHQNCVRHGSREDGSVNYVDGANIAGFVKVADAMLAQGVY
- a CDS encoding ferritin-like domain-containing protein, which encodes MSDARAAAFAALIESEPARKCARVAALVWAPSSTRAAALDWSQVPGRPARPELIHPRDVPHRGLGSVAGRCALMHAVAHIEFNAINLALDAVCRFDAMPDDYYHDWLSVAQDEARHFELLRARMADHGAAYGDFAAHNGLWEAAEKTAHDPLLRMALVPRVLEARGLDVTPGMIHRLQEVGDQQTVEVLGVILREEVRHVAIGTRWFEYLCAQRGLEPTPTFIALLAEHGVRVRPPLNRMARAQAGFSVDELALLAID